TTCCTGCGTCGGCAAATCCTGGAGCCGTAGCGTGAAATAGTCGGCACAGTCCTTTTGCTGGCGCTCTTCCAAATAGCTGAGCAGTTCTGCCACCACAGTATGCCGCAGAGAGTCTTCTTCCACCTCTGGCTCTTGGGCGACCATCTGCTCTCGCACTTGCTGCATGGGTGCGCCGCTGCGGGATTGGTCGGTTTCGCCCGTTGCGCCCTCGGCGGCCTGCTCCATGTCCACCATCGTTTCAGGTGGCTGCTGCTGAGAAAAGGTCTGCGCCCGCAGAATGATCAGCTGCTGACTGCGGCGACCCGGCAGCGGAATCCGCCGCTTGCCATAACGCTCGGTAAAGGCCATATATTCCGCCAGATCCAGCGCGGTACGCGGGCTGTAGCTAGGGGCAAGCTGATTCTCACGTCGGAAGGCGTTGATGGCTTCGATGTAAAAGATTTGCAGAAAATCTTCGATCAGCCCTAGTCGCGCCTGATAGCTGGACTGCACCTGGGGCGGCGTGATGTAGCGATAGACCACGGCGCTGAGGGTGCTATGCAAGTCAACCCGACCCCGGCGCGACCCAAGCTGGTAATATTTCAAACACTGCTTAAGTCGGTGACGGGCAAGGGCAACCGACCAGGCATCGACCTCTCCAGACGACTGAATGCGCTTGCTTTCTGAACAAATGCGGGCGACCTCTCCGGTAATGCGGGATGCCACGTCGCGGCAGTTTTGCTCAGACGCACGGGTGCATTGCTTCAGCTCGTTAAAAACCAGGTTAAAAATAGCCTCCACGCCTTGGGTGCTCTCTCCCTGATGGATGTAGATCGTTACAACGTTAACACACCCCTACGGAGTGGCAAGGGTGGGGTAGTGCAGCCCCAGTCTGTGGCAGACTGGCGTTCTCGATCAACAGCCTGATTCAAGTCAAGTCAGCAAGCCTACGGGTTGCTGGAGGGCGCTATTGTAGCGCTCCGAGGGAAACAGCCGTTGCTTCAGCAAGCTTTGCTTTACCGCTCTGCTTTACTAAAGCCGCCGGCTAAAGCCGCTACCTAAAGCCACCAACTAAAGTTGCCACCTTTAGGAGTGATTCAGCGGCGATCGCCCGCCGTCCGTACAAAACCTGTACAAAAAGCATCTGTACGGAAACATCAGGCGGGCAAGCTAGACTCGTAAACGAGCTTCTGAACTAGACTGATGAGGATGATAGCCCAAAGCACACAGAGCGTCGTCAGTACTCAACGTCACGCAACACACAACGCCATTAGCAAACGGTATGACTCTGGATCAGCAGCTTCAAGACCTCGTTCAAAATGCTCCCCAAGACGGTGCAACGCCCGCAGCAGTGGCAACGATCGCCCCTGCTCTCAGGGAGATTGCTCAACAGCTTCGCCACCTCCAATATTACATATTACAAACCCTTGAGCAGCAATGGGTGATGACGACTTTAAACCATCGCAGCCAGACCAATGCTCAAAAAAACGTCGTCTACGCCTTCGCCAGCCTAAAGGACGCAACGGCGAATCCGCTGGCAAAAGATCCCCAGATTATGGCGTTTCCAATGCCCGTCACGCACATCCTGTTTCAACTGGTAGCGATGACTAGCGTGGACAGCATTATCTTTTTTGAAGTGCCGGGGAATCTGAATACGGGCACTGAGGTCACTCGTGCCAACCTGCAAGCGCTGATTCAGGCGTTTTTGCAGCAGTCTCAGGGCAAAGCGCAAGTGCCGCCTGATATTGCATAGGCTTCGACTGCTAACACGGCTTGCCCAAAATCCGTCATATGCAGATAGCAAGCCGTGCTTTGTAGTTTATTTGCAGCGTATCGGTTCGCAGCGTATCGGTTCGCAGCGTATCGGTTCGCAGCGTATCGGTTCACAGCTTATTGGTTCGCAGCTTATTAGCTTACGGCTTATTGGTTTGCGGTTCATTGCTGTTGGCCTTTGGGAGACTGTGGGGAACTATAAAATGTAGATGAAGCAGGCTGGATGTCCGCTGTCCGCATGTTCTGCTTGAGCAGCTTGTTTTTTACTCTCCGCGCAGGCCTATGAATGCTCCCAGCAATGCCTTCAGGCGCGCCAACGACAGCTTCCGAAAAGCCGACCATGCAAGCTGGCATCGTCACCAGAGTCGCCTGCATATTTTGCGATCGCAGCTTGGGTTTACCGAAACGTCTCCTTCTCGCCCCAAGTCTTGCCTGGGCTGCGAACATTATCACGGGGTTGCCTATGGCTATGGCGATCGCCGTCAAATGCTGATCTGCGGGTTTCATCCTTTTGGCTGGGAAGGTGAACTTTGTCCCGATTGGAGCGAAGGCCTGTAGGACTCTTTTAAAGAGCTTTTCTAAAGAGCTTTTCTAAAGAACGCTTCTAGAGAGCTTTTTTACTTCTAGAGAGCTTTTTTAAACAAAAGGCAAGCGGCGATGCCGTTGGTTCTAATCATCAACAAAATGACCGTCAAGATTGATATAAATCTATGGCCATTTCTTTTTTTATCGAATATTTTCGATGATTTACCACGGCAGCCTTGCCCCTACAGTGGATACCATGCAAGAGGCTCGTGGATTTTTTTGTAAAACTTGTGGAATTTACTGCGCTGAATAGATTGCGCTCAGCTTGCATGACTTTGAAGACTCATCGGGCACGATTGGCCCTGATTCCTGTGGTTGCATTGGCTCTGCTGCTGGGCGTGTGGAGCCTGTTTCCGACCGTGGCGATCGCCCGCACCGCCCCCCGTTCTGAACCGCTGTCGATCCAGCCCTACATCGATCGGGTGGTCGATCGCGTAACCGAATTTACCCTCGACAATGGCATGAAATTCATCGTGCTAGAGCGGCATCAGGCTCCGGTAATTTCGTTCATGACCTATGTAAATGTGGGAGCGGCCTACGAAGCCGCAGGCAAAACCGGAGCCGCCCATTTCCTGGAGCATCTGGCATTTAAGGGCACAACCCGCCTGGGCACCAGCGACTACGCCGCTGAACGGCCGCTGCTAGCTCGACTGGATCGGCTATTTGACCGCATCCAGGTGGCCAAGGCCGCAGGGCAGACGGGTCGCGCCGCAGAGCTACAGGAAGAGTTTGACCGAGTGCGATCGCAGGCCGCGCAATACGTCCGCCAAAACGAATATGGGCAGGTGGTGGAACGGGCAGGCGGCGTAGGGCTAAACGCGACCACCTCCGCGGACGCAACGCGCTACTTCTACAGCTTTCCGGCCAACAAGCTGGAACTATGGATGTCGCTAGAGTCCGACCGATTCCTTGATCCCGTCTTTCGTGAGTTTTACGAAGAAAAGGACGTAATCCTGGAAGAGCGGCGAATGCGGACGGACAACTCGCCCATCGGCAAGATGGTGGAAGCATTTCTAGAAGCGGGCTTTCCAGATCATCCCTACGGCCGCCCAATCATCGGCTACGAAGAAGATATTCGCAACCTGACCCGCCGAGATATTCAGGACTTTTTCGACACCTATTACACGCCAGACCGCATCACAATAGCGGTGGTGGGCGACGTTGATCCCGCCGAGGTGAAGCGGTTGGCAGAGATTTACTTTGGTCGCTTCCGCACTCGCAGCCGCGCCCCAAACATTACGGCTCCTCCGCCAAACCAGACCGGGCCGCGAGAAGTGGTGCTGCGACAGAAGACGGAACCCTGGTATTTGGTCGGCTATCAGCGCCCTGCCAGCGACGATGCCGACAATGCCACTTATCAGATTTTAGCCTCTGTGCTGACGGGCGGCCGCACCTCCCGACTCTACAAATCGCTGGTGGAAACGGGCATCTCGCTGAGTACGGATGTGGCAAATGGCTTTCCGGGCGATCGCTATTCCAACATGATGCTATTTTTCGCCCAAACCGCACCGGGACACACCATTGACGAAATCGCCACCATCCTCAACGCTGAGCTAGAGCGGCTGAAGACGGAGCCAGTCGCGCCCGCAGAACTAGAGCGGGTGAAGACCCAGGCGCGGGCAGGAATGCTGCAACTGCTGGCATCGAATCGGGGCATGGCTAGCCTGTTGCCGGAATATGAAGCAAATACTGGAGACTGGCGCAATTTATTTGAAGACCTGAAGGCGTTTGAATCGGTGACGGCAGAAGACGTGCAGCGGGTCGCCCAGTCGCTATTTGTGCCGCAAAAGCTGACGATTGGTAAGCTGCTGCCGGAGGAGTAGGGGGTAGGGGTTGAATGTGCAGCGCCAGGGCAGGAAAGATTTAGAGATTTAGAAGGCATGAGGAAAGTGTGGATGACGGCTTTGCAATCGAACTGGCGGCTCGGCTTGCGCTCGAAATGGCTACGGCGATTGGCATGGGGGGCGATCGCCCCGCTGCTGCTGCTGGGGCTATGGCTCACCCCTGACCCAGTGCGGGCAGCGCCTGCGGTGCCCTACGACCAGCTCACCTTTCCGCCGCTGCCACCTGTGCAACTGCCGGAATACACCCAGTTTCAGCTAGACAACGGGCTGATGGTGTATCTGGTCGAAGACCACGAATTGCCCCTGGTGAGCGGCACGGCCATCTTTCGCGTCGGGAGCCGCTGGGAGCCAGCCGACAAGGTGGGGCTGAGCGGCATTACGGGCGAGGTGATGCGGAGTGGTGGCACGCTCCAACACTCGCCCGACGACCTGAACGCCCTGCTGGAAAGCCGCGCCGCCTACGTGGAAACCGGCATCAGCAATGCGTCGGGCAATGCCAGCTTCTATTCTCTCAGCGAAGACCTGCCAGAGGTGTTTGGGCTGTTTGCCGAGGTGATTCGCCAGCCCGCCTTTGCACCTGACAAGTTTGCGCTGGTGAAAAACCAGCGACGCGGCTTCATTGCCCGCCGCAATGATGACCCCGATGACATTGCCCGCCGCGAATTTTTTAAGCTCATCTACGGCCCGCAGAGTCCCTACGCCCGCACGACAGAATACGCCACCCTCGACCGCATTCAGCGCGAAGATGCGATCGCCTACCATCGCACCTACTTCCATCCCAACAATATGCTGCTGGGCATCGTGGGCGACTTTGACAGTGCCGAAATGCGATCGCTCATCGAAGCCCAGTTTGGCGATTGGGAGCGCAACCCAGCGTTGGACAATTCCGACCTCAATCCCCTGCCCGCGGTGGCCCA
The Thermoleptolyngbya sichuanensis A183 DNA segment above includes these coding regions:
- the hetZ gene encoding heterocyst differentiation protein HetZ; translation: MEAIFNLVFNELKQCTRASEQNCRDVASRITGEVARICSESKRIQSSGEVDAWSVALARHRLKQCLKYYQLGSRRGRVDLHSTLSAVVYRYITPPQVQSSYQARLGLIEDFLQIFYIEAINAFRRENQLAPSYSPRTALDLAEYMAFTERYGKRRIPLPGRRSQQLIILRAQTFSQQQPPETMVDMEQAAEGATGETDQSRSGAPMQQVREQMVAQEPEVEEDSLRHTVVAELLSYLEERQQKDCADYFTLRLQDLPTQEIEKILGLTPRQRDYLQQRFKYHLIRFAMSHHWELVHQWLEADLERNLGLTPQQWDELLSRLSTTQQEMLKLKQQGRPDGAIAQSLGCTATQVQKQWSKLLELAWEIRNNVVSGAGVAGDE
- a CDS encoding M16 family metallopeptidase; this translates as MTLKTHRARLALIPVVALALLLGVWSLFPTVAIARTAPRSEPLSIQPYIDRVVDRVTEFTLDNGMKFIVLERHQAPVISFMTYVNVGAAYEAAGKTGAAHFLEHLAFKGTTRLGTSDYAAERPLLARLDRLFDRIQVAKAAGQTGRAAELQEEFDRVRSQAAQYVRQNEYGQVVERAGGVGLNATTSADATRYFYSFPANKLELWMSLESDRFLDPVFREFYEEKDVILEERRMRTDNSPIGKMVEAFLEAGFPDHPYGRPIIGYEEDIRNLTRRDIQDFFDTYYTPDRITIAVVGDVDPAEVKRLAEIYFGRFRTRSRAPNITAPPPNQTGPREVVLRQKTEPWYLVGYQRPASDDADNATYQILASVLTGGRTSRLYKSLVETGISLSTDVANGFPGDRYSNMMLFFAQTAPGHTIDEIATILNAELERLKTEPVAPAELERVKTQARAGMLQLLASNRGMASLLPEYEANTGDWRNLFEDLKAFESVTAEDVQRVAQSLFVPQKLTIGKLLPEE
- a CDS encoding M16 family metallopeptidase, which produces MTALQSNWRLGLRSKWLRRLAWGAIAPLLLLGLWLTPDPVRAAPAVPYDQLTFPPLPPVQLPEYTQFQLDNGLMVYLVEDHELPLVSGTAIFRVGSRWEPADKVGLSGITGEVMRSGGTLQHSPDDLNALLESRAAYVETGISNASGNASFYSLSEDLPEVFGLFAEVIRQPAFAPDKFALVKNQRRGFIARRNDDPDDIARREFFKLIYGPQSPYARTTEYATLDRIQREDAIAYHRTYFHPNNMLLGIVGDFDSAEMRSLIEAQFGDWERNPALDNSDLNPLPAVAQAQPGGIFLVDRPQLTQSSVLIGHLGGKLSDPDYAPMTVLNDVLNGFGGRLVNEVRSRQGLAYVVYAYWSPQFDYPGVFVGGGQTRSDATVPFIQALKTEIERVRTTPVSDDELQQAKDSALNAFVFNFETPGQTLSRLMRYEYYGYPKDFIFQYQRQVEATTAEDILRAAQTYLQPDKLVTLVVGNAAAIQPPLSTLGSSPQPIDITIPE